A stretch of DNA from Asticcacaulis sp.:
GAATATTCGGTGCTGGCCAGGTTGACGAGCGTGTCATCGCCTTGCGCTTTCAACTCCTCGGTCAGGCTTTTGGCCAGGCTGTCGCCCCAGAACTGATAGAGCGACTCCGCCCGTCCTGTTTTCAGTTGCGATCCCATTTCCAGGCGGTAGGGACGGATCAGGTCAAGCGGCCGCAGTACGCCGTAAAAACCAGACAGGACGCGGACATGATCCTGCGCCCAATGCAACCCGGCTGCATCGAGCGTGCGGGCATCGAGGCCGCTATAGACATCGCCATCGAACATGAAGGCGGCGGCGCCCGGTGTCTGGTCTTCAAAGCCCTGATACCGCTCATAATTCAGCTCGCTGAGCGCCGGTGAAATATCCATCAGTTCGGCGATCTGCTTCGGCTTTAATCGCTTGAGGCTTTTCAATAGTTTTGCGCTCTGTTCTGAAAACCGCGGTTCTGTAGGGTTAATGCCGCCATCGAATGGCGTGAGGTCGAGTGACTTGGCAGGCGATAAAAGAGTGAGCATGAACGTTTTTTTTAAGCTTTGCGGTTTAGGGTGCGCGTCACCGGCCAACATACGGATGTTCGACATCTAAAACAATAGAGCCGGCCTGACGTTCAGGACAGAGGCCAGTAGCGTTCCAGTTGCTTAAGTGTACCCGTAACCGATTTCGGCAGGTCCGATCTCGGCGCGTAAGTGTATGACCAAGACAATAGGGGAGCCATCCACATGCCCGTATCCGCCGGTACTGTACTTGTTCTGGAAGACAGCCGCGTCCAGGCGCAACTGATCTCGCGTATGCTCACGCCGCTGGGCTGGTCGGCGGTGCTGAGCTTCGATCACAAGATGGTTTTCCAGCAACTTAAGGCGTCGCGCGTCGATCTGCTGCTGCTGGATGTCTATGTCGATGACGGCAATACCCTGACCTTGCTGCCGGAGATCCGCGAACTGGCGCCGGGCGTGCCGATCGCCATCATGAGTGCCGGCGGAGCGGGTGGCGCGGCGCTGAATTCGACCCTAAATGCCGCGCGGCGCGCGCAGGCGGATTTCGTCCTGCCCAAGCCCTTCGCGCCCGACGACCTGGCTATTATTCTTGATGAGGCCGCGAAGATGCGCCGCGCGCCGGTTCGGCCGAAGCATGTGCTTGTGGTCGATGACTGCCGCGTGGTCCGCAAGCTGACGACTACGGCGCTGGCGGAGGAGGGCTACCGCATCAGCGAGGCGCGTTCGATGGAGGAGGCATTCGATCGCGTCGATATCGCCCACGTCGATGTCGTCATTACTGATATCTTCATGCCGGGCATGGGTGGAATCGAGGGGATCCAGATCATCAAATCGACATGGCCGAAGGTAGCGATTGTTGCCATGTCTGCCGGCTCGGACAATCGCGTGGGCAATGCTCAGGCGCTTTCCGCCGCCAAATATATGGGGGCGGATGCCCTGCTGCCAAAGCCGTTTTCCGCCACCGACCTGACCTATCTGATTGAAGCGATCCTGAGTGAAGCCGGCACCGTTGCCTGACAGGATGGCTTTATGGTTATCTGCCTGTAAACCACAATAATGGTTAAGCAAATAACTTGCATGTAAGTGGTATCTGGAAACCGTAATTGTAATATATTGCCGCATGAATCATGAAAGCTGGCGCATATAAGGGCATCTGCGGGGCGTTATTAAGATTTTAAGTGTTTTTTACTTAAATTCGGGAAACAAGAATAAAGTCGCCGTTTCAAGGGTTCCGTATGAGTCAAGGCAGCGTGCTTATAATGGATCAGAACCGTGATCTGGCGCAGCGCATTGCCTTGATGCTGCATCAGCAGAAGTGGACATCGGTCCTGAGTTTTGATCAGAAAATGGCCATGCGGATGCTGAAGGGCAGCCGTTTCCATTTGCTGCTGTTCGATGCCTATGACGCCAATGGCGCAACAATCGAGCATATCGACCAGATCCGCGGCGAAGCCCAGGATGCGCCTCTGGCCATCATGTCCGATGGCGGTGGGCGCGGCAATGCCATCAATACCGCCATGAACCAGGCGCGTGTTGCCGGCGCGGACTTTGTCCTGCCCAAGCCGTTCAATCCGGAAAAACTGAAAAACCTGCTGGCTGATACCAATGCTTATCATCGCGCCCGCTCAAAGGATCACAATGTCCTGGTCATCGAGGACAATGAAGACCTGCGCAATGATATCTGCCGGGTGCTCAAGCAGGTGGGCTACAAGGTCTCCTATGCTGCCAATATGGAAGACGCCTTCTTCGATCATAATCTCGGTCTGATCGATGTCGTAGTGACGGCGGTGCTTATCCCCGGTATCGGCGGCATCGAAGGCACGGCGCAGATCAAGAGCGACTTTGGCCACTGCAAGGTCGTGGCCATGTCGGAAGGTGTCGACGCCACAATTACCGCTGTTCACGTTCTGGCGGCGGCCAAGGCGGCCGGGGCGGATGCCTTGTTGCCCAAGCCTTTCACCATGCACGAACTGCTCAAGAGCGTGGCTGGTGTTATCCGCGCCAAGGATGATCCGGCGGAAGACCTGGCCCAGGCGGCTGTCGACGCGATTTTCGCGCGCTAAAACAACACATGCGGATTCATGATCCGCTTCGGATCAAGCGCCAGACGCAGGGCCTGCATGGCCGAGATTGCCACCGGATCCTTGTAGAGCAGGGCTTCTTCGGTTTTCATGCGGCCGAGGCCATGCTCGGCCGAGATCGAGCCTTCATATTCATTGACCAGATCATGGACGACCTTGGCGCCGGCGTCGCGCATGGCATTGAATTCGCCAGCGTCCATGCCTTCCGGCACAATGACGTTAAAGTGGACATTGCCATCGCCGACATGGCCAAAGGCCACAAGACGCGCGCCCGGCAGGAAGGCTTCGATGGCCTTGGCGCCTTCTTCCATATATTCCGCCATCCGTGACAGGGGCACCGAAATATCATGCTTCCAGGCGGCGCCCTCGGCCTTTTCGGCGGCGGAATGGTCTTCACGCAGGCGCCAGAACTCGGCGGCCTGGGTTTCGTTCTGGGCGATGACAGCGTCGAGCACCAGTTCTTCTTCGAAGGCGGCCTCCAGCAGGCGCTCCATGGATGAGGCAGCGCCTTCCGGATCGCCGGACGCGACCTCGATCAGTGCGTACCAGGGATATTCGGCACCCAGCGGCTCGCGCGTATCCGGGATATGCTTCAGCACCAGCGAGAGACCATAACGGCCCATAAGCTCGAAGGCTTCGACCTGACCGCCGGTTTCCTGCTTGGCGCGGACCAGCAGATCGATTGCCTTTTGCGCGCTGTCAAACGCCACGATGGCGGTCGAACGCGAATTCATGATCGGGAAGAGTTTCAGCGAAGCGGCGGTGATGATGCCGAGCGTGCCTTCGGCGCCAATGAACATGTGCTTGATGTCATAGCCCGTATTGTCCTTGCGCAGACGTTTAAGGCCATGGAAAATATCGCCATTGGGCAGGACAACTTCGAGACCGGAAACCAGGTCACGCGTTACGCCATAGCGCAGCACGGCCGTACCGCCGGCATTGGTCGAAATCACGCCGCCGACCGTGGCGGTGCCTTCCGCGGCCAGCGACAGGGGGAAGTAGCGACCAGCCTTTTCGGCGATCTGCTGGGCGTCGAGCAGGGTCAGGCCGGACTCCAGCACCATTGTGTCGTCGGTCGGCGCCACATCGCGGATCGCTTTCATGCGCTCCAGCGAGATCAGGATTTCGCCGAACGGAATTTGCCCGCCGACCAGACCAGTATTGCCACCCTGGGGGTAATGGCGATGTTATTATCGTAGCAGATCTTGACCACGGCTGAGACTTCCCCGGTCGATTTCGGCAGGACGAGCAGGGGCGTGTGTCCCTTCCACTTGCCACGCCATTCGGTCAGCTTCGGGTCGACACGCATCGGGTCTTCGCTGTAACCGGCTTCCCCGACAACGGCCTTGATCTGCGCCAGGACTTCGGGCGAAACGGGCGGAGCGTCAGTGAAGGCGGGCGTAGACATAGCATAGACCTTGATTAAAGATGCGTTGGCGTTGCGTTAAGCGAGAGAGCCCGGAAGTGCAAGACACAAAACCTAATCCATCCGGTCAGCCTGACTCACATCCGGTGCCCGCAGTAGGGGTTGTGTGCTGGCGCGGTGACGAAGTCCTGCTGATCCGGCGCGGACGGGCGCCGCGCCTGGGCGAGTGGTCGATCCCAGGCGGCAAGGTGCATCGGGCGGAGGCGCTTGAGGCAGCCGCCCTGCGTGAGTTGCTTGAAGAAACCGGCGTGCAGGCGAAAATTAGCGGATTACTCGCCATCTACGAGATAATTGAGCCCGGATTTCATTATATTCTGATCGATTATGGCGCCGAGTGGCTTTCAGGGGAACCGGTAGCCGGAGATGACGCCGATGAAGCGCGCTTTATGCCGCTGGGCAAGGCTATGGCATTGATTAATAATGCGGATATGCACGACGTGCTGTTGAAATCCGTACGCGCCAGGTAAGATTCAGGTCGTTAAAAAGGACTGTGACCTTTCGGTCGCGTACGGTCAAAGAATGCAAAAAATCTAAGTTGAGGGGCGTGTGCGGTAATTTCGCGTCTTGTGCGAGTTTCATTTTTGTGGTTAATGCCTGTTAACGGTAATAAAGGTGGTTAATTCCACTCGAATCCGTGCGGCAGGGCTGTAATTCCAAACGTCAGTGCGGAGCTCCAGACTGCGTCAAATGTTCATTTTGGTGAGTCTCAGGAGTAAGTTTATGAAGAAGTTGACTATCGCTGTTGTCGCTATGGTTGTCGCTGCCGGCGCCTCTTTCGCCGTTAGCCAGGCGGTTGCTCACCAGATGCCGACCTGCAACTGCTCGCCGCAGTTCGGTTGCGTCTGTGGTGGTATGCGCTAATTACGCTCGAAACTGACGGAATTCAGTTATAATTTTTACGCCCCGCGCTTGCCGCGGGGCGTTTGCATATTACCGTCTTCGTAACCCTGCAGTTTAAGTGAATCCTAAGGTCTTTATGGCCAAATGGAAGAACTTTAGGTAACGGGAGACGGCATGGGTCGCTCTGATCGCGCAATGAGCATTGCGACCGTAAGGCATTGGCTTGCTTTAGGGGGGGCTCCTGCTCGCCTTTTTTGTGATGCCCATATCGGTGTTTGCGCAGGAACAACCGATCGCCCCGCGGCATGATAAATTGCTGGCTGTATATAATCTGGTGGCCTCCAACCCGTTTATATACACTGAAAATGAGATTGACACTTATGGCGAACGCGCTGTCAGGCTTTCCGGCGATGCTCGAATTCACGCCTTGTGGCGGGTATTATATGCCTACAAAACTGACCAGAATGAAACCAAGCTGTTGGCTTGGCACGACCGCATTCTCAAACTGGCTCAAAAAGAAGACGACACCAATCTCGATTTGCTGGCTCGCTTTATGTACCAGGCATACCAAAGTGAAATCGGCGATTTTAAAGGTTTCTCGGATCGTGAGTGGAGCGCCTATCTGACGACGCCCAATCAGGCGCTGCAAAGCATCGTCATGATCGAACGCGTGCGTTACCTGCAATACTTCGAGCAGTGGGCAGACGCCATCGATCTGGGTGACAAGCTTATTGTACACCTCAAGGCGGAAGGCCCTGATGCCGAACCCGTGCTGGAGGCGGCATATCAGGTTATTGCTTTCTCGCTCGGCGCTGTCGGTGATTATGACGCCTATGCCAACAATATGCTGGCCATGGCGAAATTATCGCAAAAAAGAATGCCTTTTTCTCCCAAAAGCTCGATATGGTCTACGATCTGGCCTTATGGGCGGCGCACGAAAACGATATGCCGGTCGCCGAGCAGTTTCAAAAGCTGCATACTGACTACGTCAATAAGTATAATGTTGAAGACTTGAAGACGTGGGATGAGTTTCTGTGCGCCACTATTGAGGATCAGGCACAAAAATATGCCGCCGTCAGAGAGTGCCTGGCTGAGTCATATGTTA
This window harbors:
- the yaaA gene encoding peroxide stress protein YaaA; this translates as MLTLLSPAKSLDLTPFDGGINPTEPRFSEQSAKLLKSLKRLKPKQIAELMDISPALSELNYERYQGFEDQTPGAAAFMFDGDVYSGLDARTLDAAGLHWAQDHVRVLSGFYGVLRPLDLIRPYRLEMGSQLKTGRAESLYQFWGDSLAKSLTEELKAQGDDTLVNLASTEYSRAALTKALKAKVVSPRFLEIKGNEAKIVSFFAKKARGLMARYMIDNRIDRIDGLKDFRVADYQFRADLSQESDWVFTRPQPALLTKKKAA
- a CDS encoding response regulator, coding for MPVSAGTVLVLEDSRVQAQLISRMLTPLGWSAVLSFDHKMVFQQLKASRVDLLLLDVYVDDGNTLTLLPEIRELAPGVPIAIMSAGGAGGAALNSTLNAARRAQADFVLPKPFAPDDLAIILDEAAKMRRAPVRPKHVLVVDDCRVVRKLTTTALAEEGYRISEARSMEEAFDRVDIAHVDVVITDIFMPGMGGIEGIQIIKSTWPKVAIVAMSAGSDNRVGNAQALSAAKYMGADALLPKPFSATDLTYLIEAILSEAGTVA
- a CDS encoding response regulator — its product is MDQNRDLAQRIALMLHQQKWTSVLSFDQKMAMRMLKGSRFHLLLFDAYDANGATIEHIDQIRGEAQDAPLAIMSDGGGRGNAINTAMNQARVAGADFVLPKPFNPEKLKNLLADTNAYHRARSKDHNVLVIEDNEDLRNDICRVLKQVGYKVSYAANMEDAFFDHNLGLIDVVVTAVLIPGIGGIEGTAQIKSDFGHCKVVAMSEGVDATITAVHVLAAAKAAGADALLPKPFTMHELLKSVAGVIRAKDDPAEDLAQAAVDAIFAR
- a CDS encoding NUDIX domain-containing protein, with the translated sequence MQDTKPNPSGQPDSHPVPAVGVVCWRGDEVLLIRRGRAPRLGEWSIPGGKVHRAEALEAAALRELLEETGVQAKISGLLAIYEIIEPGFHYILIDYGAEWLSGEPVAGDDADEARFMPLGKAMALINNADMHDVLLKSVRAR